A region of the Mesoterricola sediminis genome:
TACCTGGAGATCGAGAAGGCCCGGTTCGAGGACCAGCTCCAGGTGGCCGTCGAGGTCGATCCGGACCTCCTCGGCCTGCGCCTGCCCACCTTCACCCTCCAGCCCCTGGTGGAGAACGCCATCAACCACGGCATCGCCGAGCAGCTCGAGGGGGGGCGCGTGCGCATCCGGGCCCGCAGGGAGGACGGCCGCGTCCGCATCGAGGTGGAGGACGACGCCGGCGCCTACGATCCCGCCGCCCGCAATCCGGGAGGGCTGGGCATGGCTCTCGTGGACCGGCGCATCCGCAACCTCCTCCGGGGCTGCGCCGGCCTCCAGGTCCACTGCGAGCCCGGCCGCCTCACCCGCGTGTCCATCGTCCTCGAAGGGGGGCCAGCATGATCCGCGCCGTCGTCGTCGACAACGAGCAGAACGCCCGGGACGAGCTGGAGGCGCTGCTGGCCGACCACGCCGACGTGGCCGTGGTGGGCGCCTGCGGGAACGCCATCCAGGCCCTGCGGACGGTCCGGGCCGCGCGGCCCGACCTGCTCCTGGTGGACATCCACATGCCCAAGGTGGACGGGTTCCAGCTGGTGGCGATGATCGAGCCCGAGCTGATGCCTTGCGTCGTCTTCGTCACCGCCCACGACGAGTACGCCCTCAAGGCCTTCGAGGAGAACGCGGTGGACTACCTCCTCAAGCCCGTCGCCCCCGAGCGCCTGGCCCGGATGCTGGACAAGGTCCGCCGCTACCTGGGGGAAGGGACCCGGCCCGCCTACCAGAGCCCGGCCATCGACCGCATCCCCTGCGTGTGCTCCCAGGGCATCCGCCTCGTCCAGGCCTGCGACGTGGAGTGCGTCCAGTCCGGCGACACCGGCGTCCACCTGGTCACCGCGCAGGGCCAGTTCCTCACCGAGCTGACCCTGGCGACGCTGG
Encoded here:
- the btsR gene encoding two-component system response regulator BtsR, whose amino-acid sequence is MIRAVVVDNEQNARDELEALLADHADVAVVGACGNAIQALRTVRAARPDLLLVDIHMPKVDGFQLVAMIEPELMPCVVFVTAHDEYALKAFEENAVDYLLKPVAPERLARMLDKVRRYLGEGTRPAYQSPAIDRIPCVCSQGIRLVQACDVECVQSGDTGVHLVTAQGQFLTELTLATLEARVPRLTRCHKQFLVNLDHVDLVGRPDPATVVLSTRSGRQVPVSRRYLAGLKERLGI